The window TCCATTTTGATTAACAATATATCAATAAGTTACATTTTTAGAGTGAAAAATTTTGAATAAATTTTTCTTGTCCattttgttatgttttgaaaattcaattctGCCCCTAGTTATTGTGTATGTGTTTCTGCCAAGATTATCTATGATTATATAGAACAACAAAAAAATCTTTATAAAATGATCTAAGACCTTCATTTTATATCGTACTTATTTCAAtagtaaaaaaatgaaaattcatAATTATAGTCTTATGTTCAAGCctaacataattttaattaattatgatTTGTAGTCGTATGTTGACGATAAACCCGATTGATGAGAATGCACTTTACATTAGGGAGTAAATATTATGCTTTTATATTCGGAATTTTTAAAGAAGATGACTCATCCCCTCAATCATTTAATTTGGAGCTCACTTAAATTAACTATTCCACAACACATAATTAAGCTTAACTTCATAAACTTTTGTAGATAGCAGATATTATTGattattcatttaatttttctaaataattattttgtctCCACTTCATAATCaagaaatatttcaattttttagGCCGGTGGGTAATCACCAATGAGTGGTCATGGTTAGGCTCTTTGGGCCCATGGTCGGTGCCTCCAAACATTCTCTATACATGAAATGCTAGTGGTCATTATTTAAACTGATTTCACAAAATAACTTTAAAGAatgaatatttttgaaaatacgaAAAACTTCAAATTGTGTACTATATAACCCTATGTTGAACAACTAGGAACTCACAAGTTTCAGCAAGTCATTCATCTTACAACTAGTTATTTAACTTTTTAAGTTCATAGTTTCGGTCTTAGAAACCTTGAAAATGGTGAAGTTGGCATTTGGTGATTTTGGTGATTCCTTCAGTGTTGGTTCAATTAAGTCTTATTTGGCTGAGTTCATTGCTACACTTCTTTTCGTTTTCGCTGGTGTTGGCTCGGCTATCGCATATGGTGAGTTTTTCATTTGGTCTAGTATGATTTATATCTATAAAATAATACTAGGTgttatttctttaagaaataagACTCAATTGTTGTTGTAACATGAACTTGTATTGGAACTTTACAGGCAAGCTCACAACAGACGCACCATTAGACCCTGCCGGACTAGTAGCTGTTGCAGTGGCTCATGCTTTTGCATTGTTTGTCGGAGTCTCAATGGCAGCCAATATTTCCGGTGGTCATTTGAATCCAGCTGTCACCTTTGGATTGGCTATTGGCGGCAACATCACCATCCTGACTGGTTTATTTTACTGGATTGCTCAACTGCTCGGTGCCACTGCTGCTTGTTTTCTTCTCCAGTTTGTCACCGGTGGCTTGGTAAAActctattttattatttatagtgaaaccttttaaataatatatatatgtatgatgtatgtgtgtgtttgtatgAAATCATGAATATGGGTATGTTGTTTGATATTTGGTAGGCTGTTCCAACCCACGGGGTTGCTGATGGAATGAATGGTCTACAAGGAGTAGTGTTTGAGATCATTATAACATTTGGGCTAGTCTACACTGTTTATGCAACTGCAGCGGACCCCAAAAAAGGCTCACTTGGAACCATCGCACCCATTGCCATTGGGTTCATCGTTGGAGCTAACATCTTGGCAGCCGGAGCATTCAGTGGTGGTTCCATGAACCCTGCCCGGTCCTTTGGACCTGCTGTGGTTAGTGGAGACTTCTCGCAAATTTGGATCTATTGGGTTGGACCACTTATTGGTGGTGGTCTAGCTGGACTTATCTATGGCGATGTATTCATTGGATCATATGCTGCACTCCC of the Lactuca sativa cultivar Salinas chromosome 6, Lsat_Salinas_v11, whole genome shotgun sequence genome contains:
- the LOC111882972 gene encoding probable aquaporin TIP-type RB7-5A, with protein sequence MVKLAFGDFGDSFSVGSIKSYLAEFIATLLFVFAGVGSAIAYGKLTTDAPLDPAGLVAVAVAHAFALFVGVSMAANISGGHLNPAVTFGLAIGGNITILTGLFYWIAQLLGATAACFLLQFVTGGLAVPTHGVADGMNGLQGVVFEIIITFGLVYTVYATAADPKKGSLGTIAPIAIGFIVGANILAAGAFSGGSMNPARSFGPAVVSGDFSQIWIYWVGPLIGGGLAGLIYGDVFIGSYAALPASEDYA